The DNA sequence CAAAAAGATCGTGGTTGCCACTATTGCGTTCAAGCCGCAATCTATAGTGAAGCCGGATGTGTATGCTTATACTGTTGATAATGAGACATGGATCATATTTGATTATGAAGAAAATGAGACAAAATTAAGATTTTTAAAAAGAAATAATGAAAATGGGTTACAGTTTATGCGCGAGAGCTTTCCGTAATATTTATATGTTGTATTTTTCGCCGGGCTTGAGTGTTACAACCTTAGTACCTAACTTTAATTTTTGCACTTCGTTTTCAAATTCTATTGCAGTACCCCATAATGCTGGAAAGGTCTGGTAATGCATGGGTATTGCGATTTTAGGTTTTATTAGTTCCACCGCTTTTGCAGCCTCGTAAGGACCCATTACAAAGTGTCCACCAATAGGCAACAACGCAACCTTAGGCTTGTAAAATTCTCCGATTAGTTTCATGTCCATCATTGCTCCTGTATCGCCAGCATGATAGACCGTGCTGTTTTTGCCTATTATAACCACTCCTGAAGGAGAGCCCAGTGAAGAGCTGTGCGTAGCACTGGTCAATACGAATTTTAGNNNNNNNNNNNNNNNNNNNNNNNNNNNNNNNNNNNNNNNNNNNNNNNNNNNNNNNNNNNNNNNNNNNNNNNNNNNNNNNNNNNNNNNNNNNNNNNNNNTAGTTTCATGTCCATCATTGCTCCTGTATCGCCAGCATGATAGACCGTGCTGTTTTTGCCTATTATAACCACTCCTGAAGGAGAGCCCAGTGAAGAGCTGTGCGTAGCACTGGTCAATACGAATTTTAGTGA is a window from the Thermoplasmata archaeon genome containing:
- a CDS encoding MBL fold metallo-hydrolase; the encoded protein is LKFVLTSATHSSSLGSPSGVVIIGKNSTVYHAGDTGAMMDMKLIGEFYKPKVALLPIGGHFVMGPYEAAKAVELIKPKIAIPMHYQTFPALWGTAIEFENEVQKLKLGTKVVTLKPGEKYNI